The Mixta hanseatica genome includes a region encoding these proteins:
- the tldD gene encoding metalloprotease TldD, whose protein sequence is MSLNLVSEQLLTANNINQQDLFTLLGQLSERRLDYADLYFQSSYHESWVLEDRIIKDGSWNIDQGVGVRAVSGEKTGFAYADQITLNALQLSAQAARSIVREQGNGKAQALAAVTHPALYPAFDPLQSLSREEKIALLHRVDSAARAADKRVQEVSASLSGVYELVLVAATDGTLAADVRPLVRLSISVLVEEDGKRERGASGGGGRTGYDFFLADEAGEVRAERWAREAVRMALVNLSAVAAPAGSIPVVLGAGWPGVLLHEAVGHGLEGDFNRRGTSMFSGQMGKLVASELCTVVDDGTLDGLRGSLAVDDEGVPGQYNVLIENGVLKGYMQDKLNARLMGVKPTGNGRRESYAHLPMPRMTNTYMLAGQSTPQEIIESVDYGLYAPNFGGGQVDITSGKFVFSTSEAYLIEKGKVTRPVKGATLIGSGIEAMQQISMVGNDLALDKGVGVCGKEGQSLPVGVGQPTLKLDRLTVGGTA, encoded by the coding sequence ATGAGTCTGAATCTGGTAAGTGAGCAATTGCTAACTGCGAACAACATCAATCAGCAGGATTTGTTCACCCTGCTTGGGCAGCTTTCAGAACGTCGCCTGGATTATGCCGACCTCTATTTCCAGTCCAGCTACCATGAGTCCTGGGTGCTGGAAGATCGCATCATTAAAGATGGCTCCTGGAATATCGATCAGGGCGTTGGGGTACGCGCCGTTAGCGGTGAAAAAACCGGCTTCGCCTATGCCGATCAGATCACCCTGAACGCGCTGCAGCTGAGCGCTCAGGCCGCGCGCAGCATTGTACGCGAGCAGGGCAACGGCAAGGCGCAGGCGCTGGCGGCGGTAACGCACCCGGCGCTCTATCCCGCTTTCGATCCGTTACAAAGCCTGTCGCGTGAAGAAAAAATCGCCCTGCTGCACCGCGTCGATAGCGCGGCGCGCGCGGCGGATAAGCGCGTGCAGGAAGTCAGCGCCAGCCTGAGCGGCGTGTATGAACTGGTGCTGGTGGCGGCCACCGACGGCACGTTGGCGGCAGACGTTCGTCCGCTGGTGCGCCTGTCGATAAGCGTACTGGTGGAAGAGGATGGTAAACGCGAGCGCGGCGCCAGCGGCGGCGGCGGACGTACCGGCTATGATTTCTTCCTGGCTGATGAGGCAGGCGAAGTGCGGGCGGAGCGCTGGGCGCGCGAAGCGGTACGCATGGCGCTGGTCAATCTCTCCGCCGTAGCGGCGCCAGCGGGATCCATCCCGGTGGTACTGGGCGCTGGCTGGCCGGGCGTACTGCTGCACGAAGCGGTCGGGCATGGTCTGGAAGGCGATTTTAACCGTCGCGGCACCTCGATGTTCAGCGGTCAGATGGGCAAGCTGGTGGCCTCTGAACTTTGTACGGTGGTGGATGACGGTACGCTGGATGGCTTGCGTGGTTCGTTAGCGGTTGATGATGAAGGCGTGCCGGGCCAGTACAACGTGCTGATCGAAAACGGCGTACTGAAAGGCTATATGCAGGATAAGCTTAATGCGCGTCTGATGGGCGTTAAGCCCACCGGCAACGGCCGCCGCGAATCCTATGCGCATCTGCCGATGCCGCGTATGACCAACACCTATATGCTGGCGGGGCAGTCTACGCCGCAGGAAATTATCGAAAGCGTCGATTATGGTCTTTATGCGCCTAACTTCGGCGGCGGCCAGGTGGATATCACCTCCGGCAAGTTTGTTTTCTCTACCTCAGAAGCTTATCTGATCGAAAAAGGGAAAGTGACGCGTCCGGTAAAAGGCGCCACCCTGATTGGCTCCGGTATTGAGGCGATGCAGCAGATCTCGATGGTTGGCAACGACCTGGCGCTGGATAAAGGCGTGGGCGTTTGCGGCAAAGAGGGGCAAAGCCTGCCGGTAGGCGTCGGCCAGCCGACGCTGAAACTGGATCGTTTGACCGTAGGCGGCACCGCCTGA
- the aaeR gene encoding HTH-type transcriptional activator AaeR, with amino-acid sequence MERLKGMSVFAKVVELGSFTAAARQLHMSVSAISQIVSKLEDELQVKLLNRSTRSIGLTEAGRIYYQGCRRMLTEAHQVHEQLYAFNNSPIGTLRIGSSSTMAQNVLATMTAEMLQEYPGLTVNLVTGIPAPDLIADGLDVVIRVGALQDSSLFSRRLGSMPMVVCAAKHYLEQHGTPDKPADIANFSWLEYSVRPDSDFELIAPEGISTHLSPQGRFVTNDSQTLIRWLKAGCGIAYVPLMWVIEEIKAGEVEILFSRYQSDPRPVYALYTQKDKLPLKVQVCIDYLSAWFNKVAEIYQEHRNSG; translated from the coding sequence ATGGAACGACTCAAGGGTATGTCGGTTTTTGCCAAAGTGGTTGAATTGGGGTCATTTACTGCCGCTGCGCGCCAGTTGCATATGAGCGTTTCGGCAATCAGCCAAATCGTCTCCAAACTGGAAGATGAACTACAGGTTAAATTGTTGAACCGCAGCACTCGCAGCATTGGGCTAACCGAGGCGGGCCGCATCTATTATCAGGGCTGCCGCCGCATGCTGACGGAAGCGCATCAGGTGCATGAACAGCTGTATGCTTTTAATAACTCGCCGATTGGCACGCTGCGCATCGGCAGCTCGTCGACCATGGCGCAAAACGTCCTGGCCACCATGACGGCGGAAATGTTGCAGGAATACCCCGGGCTGACGGTGAATCTGGTCACCGGCATTCCGGCTCCTGATCTGATTGCCGACGGGCTGGACGTAGTGATTCGGGTCGGCGCGTTACAGGATTCCAGCCTCTTTTCCCGCCGCCTCGGCTCGATGCCGATGGTGGTTTGCGCCGCGAAACACTATCTTGAGCAGCACGGTACGCCCGACAAACCCGCCGATATCGCTAATTTTTCCTGGCTGGAATACAGCGTGCGGCCGGACAGCGATTTCGAACTGATCGCTCCGGAAGGGATCAGCACCCATCTTTCGCCACAGGGACGCTTTGTGACTAATGATTCACAAACGCTGATCCGCTGGCTGAAGGCAGGCTGCGGCATCGCTTATGTTCCGCTGATGTGGGTGATTGAAGAGATTAAGGCGGGTGAGGTGGAGATTCTGTTTAGCCGCTATCAGTCAGATCCGCGTCCGGTGTATGCGCTTTATACCCAGAAAGATAAACTGCCGCTTAAGGTGCAGGTCTGTATTGATTACCTTAGCGCCTGGTTTAACAAGGTGGCGGAAATCTATCAGGAGCACCGCAACAGCGGTTAA
- the aaeX gene encoding p-hydroxybenzoic acid efflux pump operon protein AaeX: MSVLPVIVIFGLSFPPIFFEIIVSLLLFWLVRRVLLPVGLYDFVWHPALFNTALYCCLFYLVSCLFV, encoded by the coding sequence ATGAGTGTGTTACCGGTTATCGTCATATTTGGGCTCTCTTTCCCGCCCATATTTTTTGAAATCATTGTCTCGCTCTTGCTGTTCTGGCTGGTACGTCGCGTACTGCTGCCGGTCGGCCTGTATGATTTTGTCTGGCATCCGGCGCTATTTAATACCGCACTCTACTGCTGCCTGTTCTATTTAGTATCCTGTCTGTTCGTCTGA
- the aaeA gene encoding p-hydroxybenzoic acid efflux pump subunit AaeA has translation MKALIRKIARYAITLILVVIAVVVVFRAWAFYTESPWTRDAKFTADVVAIAPDVTGLITDVRVHDNQLVKQGDVLFTIDQPRFEKALAEAEADVQYYQALVSEKRREAARRNQLGVIAMSREAIEQSNNDLQTAEHQLAKSQASRDLAKLDLDRTVIRAPANGWVTNLNVFTGEFITRGTTSVALVKQNSYYVMAYMEETKLEGVRPGYRAEITPLGSDRVLRGTVDSVAAGVTNSSSSVDSKGMATIDSNLEWVRLAQRVPVKILLDQQPGNLYPAGTTATIVVTGENDREQKPESPLTRLLHRLREFG, from the coding sequence GTGAAAGCTCTAATAAGAAAAATTGCGCGCTATGCCATTACCCTGATTCTGGTTGTTATCGCCGTGGTGGTTGTTTTCCGCGCCTGGGCTTTTTATACCGAATCGCCCTGGACTCGAGACGCTAAATTTACCGCTGACGTGGTGGCTATCGCCCCTGATGTCACCGGCCTGATTACTGACGTGCGCGTGCATGATAACCAGCTGGTGAAACAAGGCGATGTGCTGTTTACCATCGACCAGCCGCGTTTTGAGAAAGCGCTCGCAGAAGCGGAAGCGGATGTCCAGTATTACCAGGCGCTGGTTAGCGAGAAACGTCGCGAAGCGGCCCGCCGCAATCAGCTGGGCGTGATCGCCATGTCGCGTGAAGCGATCGAACAGTCTAATAACGATCTGCAAACCGCTGAACATCAGCTGGCGAAGTCGCAGGCCTCGCGCGATCTGGCGAAGCTGGATCTGGATCGTACGGTGATCCGTGCGCCGGCCAACGGCTGGGTCACTAACCTTAACGTCTTTACCGGCGAGTTTATTACGCGTGGCACCACTTCGGTGGCGTTGGTAAAACAGAACTCTTACTACGTGATGGCCTATATGGAAGAGACCAAGCTGGAAGGCGTTCGCCCCGGCTACCGTGCGGAGATCACGCCGCTGGGCAGCGATCGTGTGCTGCGCGGTACGGTTGATTCAGTGGCCGCTGGCGTGACCAACAGTAGCAGCAGCGTGGACAGCAAAGGCATGGCGACCATCGATTCCAATCTAGAGTGGGTGCGTCTGGCGCAGCGCGTGCCGGTTAAAATCCTGCTTGATCAACAGCCAGGTAACCTCTATCCGGCGGGTACCACCGCCACTATCGTGGTGACCGGTGAGAATGATCGCGAGCAGAAGCCTGAATCTCCGCTGACCCGGCTGCTGCATCGCCTGCGTGAGTTCGGTTAA
- the aaeB gene encoding p-hydroxybenzoic acid efflux pump subunit AaeB produces the protein MQLERLRFPVKLTFAVLTALLIGFHFNLETPRWAVMTAGIVAGGTAFAAGGDPYSGALRHRGMLRIIGTFLGCLAALVIMIATIRAPVVMMLLCCIWAGFCVWVSSLMRVENSYALGLAGYTALIIVVSVDLTAGTPMLAPQFAVERCSEIVIGIISAILADMVFSPRSIKKVIDKEIESLLLDHYRLLQLCVAHGDKEEVDKAWGNLVRRTTTLNGMRSQLNMESSRWQRANRRLKGMHTLSLTLITQAAETFLIQNSRPEYIPPQYRLLLEKEVNNLNDLHKHLKNLRRVISASGSKSTPITLGSWVGAATQYLMLLKGVQTNSSISQQEEGLLNNEVEVVRARSAETHHAMINGIRTFVATALGTLFWLYSGWTSGSGCMLMLAVITALAMRAPNPLMMAKDFLYGMTVAVPLGALYFMLIMPSTQQSMLLLCIAIGALAFVAGIFIQRRQLGTLGAFVGTLNVLVLDNPMSFSVDAFLDNALGQVIGCFVALMVILIIRDKSRARTGRTLLNRFMYAAVSALTTNPARRKENHLPALYQQLFLLLNLFPGDIDKYRLALTLIIGHQRLRNAEIPVNADLSAFHKQLRYTADRVIASRSDEKRRYYYHKLLREFDTYQEKLQQYQAPLSVTEPVKRLADMLKKYQNTLINI, from the coding sequence ATGCAACTCGAACGGTTACGCTTTCCGGTTAAACTGACTTTTGCCGTCCTGACGGCGCTACTGATCGGCTTTCACTTCAATCTGGAAACGCCGCGCTGGGCGGTGATGACCGCCGGCATCGTCGCAGGCGGTACCGCCTTTGCCGCCGGGGGCGATCCTTACTCCGGCGCGCTGCGCCATCGCGGCATGCTGCGTATTATTGGCACCTTTCTGGGCTGCCTGGCGGCGCTGGTGATTATGATCGCCACCATCCGCGCACCGGTGGTGATGATGCTGCTCTGCTGTATCTGGGCGGGTTTCTGCGTCTGGGTTTCTTCATTGATGCGGGTTGAAAACTCCTATGCGCTGGGGCTGGCGGGCTATACCGCGCTGATTATCGTGGTCAGCGTTGATTTAACCGCCGGCACGCCGATGCTGGCTCCGCAGTTTGCGGTAGAACGCTGCAGCGAGATTGTGATTGGCATCATCTCGGCGATTTTGGCGGATATGGTGTTCTCGCCGCGCTCAATCAAAAAGGTAATAGATAAAGAGATCGAATCGCTGCTGCTGGATCACTATCGTCTATTGCAGCTTTGCGTGGCCCATGGCGATAAGGAAGAGGTAGATAAGGCGTGGGGCAACCTGGTGCGTCGGACCACCACCCTTAATGGTATGCGCAGCCAGTTGAATATGGAATCGTCACGCTGGCAGCGGGCAAACCGCCGTTTGAAAGGGATGCATACGCTGTCGCTGACGCTGATTACCCAGGCGGCGGAAACCTTTTTGATCCAAAATTCCCGCCCGGAATATATTCCACCGCAGTATCGGCTGCTGCTGGAAAAAGAGGTGAATAACCTTAACGACCTGCACAAGCATCTGAAAAATTTACGCCGCGTGATAAGCGCCTCGGGCAGCAAAAGCACGCCGATTACGCTGGGTAGCTGGGTTGGGGCCGCAACGCAGTATTTGATGCTGTTAAAAGGGGTGCAAACCAACAGCAGCATCAGTCAGCAGGAAGAAGGGCTGCTGAACAATGAGGTGGAAGTTGTGCGCGCGCGCTCCGCGGAGACCCATCATGCGATGATTAACGGTATCCGAACTTTCGTGGCTACCGCGCTGGGTACGCTGTTCTGGTTATACAGCGGCTGGACCTCCGGCAGCGGCTGTATGTTGATGCTGGCGGTGATTACCGCGCTGGCGATGCGGGCGCCCAACCCTCTGATGATGGCGAAAGACTTCCTTTACGGTATGACGGTGGCGGTCCCGCTGGGGGCGCTCTACTTCATGTTGATTATGCCCTCTACGCAGCAGAGTATGCTGCTGCTGTGCATCGCTATCGGCGCGCTGGCGTTTGTCGCCGGGATCTTTATTCAGCGACGGCAACTGGGCACGCTCGGGGCATTTGTCGGCACGCTGAATGTCCTGGTGTTGGATAACCCGATGTCGTTCTCGGTGGACGCATTTCTGGATAACGCGCTGGGCCAGGTGATCGGCTGTTTCGTGGCGCTGATGGTCATCCTGATTATTCGCGATAAATCGCGCGCGCGCACCGGCCGCACGCTGCTGAACCGCTTTATGTATGCGGCGGTATCGGCGCTGACCACCAACCCCGCGCGACGTAAAGAGAACCATCTGCCCGCGCTGTATCAGCAGCTGTTTTTACTGTTGAACCTGTTCCCCGGCGATATTGATAAATACCGGCTGGCGCTGACGTTGATTATTGGCCATCAGCGCCTGCGTAACGCTGAGATCCCGGTGAATGCCGATCTCTCCGCGTTTCATAAGCAGCTACGCTATACTGCTGACCGGGTGATTGCTTCACGTAGCGATGAAAAACGACGTTACTACTATCACAAGCTGCTGCGCGAGTTTGATACCTATCAGGAAAAGCTCCAGCAGTACCAGGCGCCGCTAAGCGTGACCGAGCCGGTGAAGCGTCTGGCCGATATGCTGAAAAAATATCAGAATACCCTGATCAATATTTGA
- a CDS encoding NAD-dependent succinate-semialdehyde dehydrogenase, which yields MSHSLQDHELFQTGCLINGQWQTLSETFDVLNPASGEVIARVAKGGKRETEQAIAAAERAFPAWRALTAKQRSEILYRWYQLMIENKRWLGQLMTAEQGKPLKEAEGEVEYAASFIQWFAEQAKRVNGEIIPPAKSGARILATRGPIGVVAAITPWNFPMAMLTRKLGPALAAGCTGIIKPANNTPLSAFALLALAQKAGVPDGVLNGVAGDTHAISDAIMASSAVRKISFTGSTAVGKTLMRNAAETMKKISMELGGNAPYIVFEDADIDAAVQGAVANKFRNAGQVCVSVNRFFIHEAVYDRFVNQLAEEVSKLKVGNGMDEGVVVGPLINAAAVDKVEEHVKDAQAKGGRIVTGGARHALGGNFWQPTVIADASEEMKLSREETFGPVAACFRFSDEDEVIRRANATEYGLAAYFYTQNLQRVFRVSSALESGMIGINECAVSTELAPFGGVKESGLGREGSVLGMEEYLEVKALHIGGL from the coding sequence ATGTCCCATTCCCTGCAAGATCACGAATTATTCCAGACGGGCTGTCTGATTAACGGCCAGTGGCAAACCCTGAGCGAAACCTTTGACGTGCTTAATCCAGCCAGCGGAGAAGTGATTGCCCGCGTTGCTAAAGGCGGTAAGCGCGAAACCGAACAGGCTATTGCCGCAGCCGAGCGCGCATTTCCCGCCTGGCGCGCCCTGACGGCGAAGCAGCGCTCGGAAATCCTTTACCGCTGGTATCAGCTGATGATCGAAAATAAACGCTGGCTGGGGCAGTTGATGACCGCTGAACAGGGGAAACCGCTGAAAGAGGCGGAAGGCGAAGTGGAATATGCCGCCAGCTTTATTCAGTGGTTTGCCGAGCAGGCCAAGCGCGTTAATGGCGAAATCATCCCACCGGCTAAAAGCGGCGCGCGCATTCTGGCGACGCGTGGACCGATCGGCGTAGTCGCGGCGATTACCCCATGGAATTTCCCGATGGCGATGCTGACGCGCAAGCTTGGCCCGGCGCTGGCGGCCGGCTGTACCGGCATTATCAAACCGGCCAACAACACGCCGCTTTCCGCTTTTGCCCTGCTGGCGCTGGCGCAAAAGGCAGGCGTGCCCGATGGCGTATTGAATGGCGTAGCCGGCGATACGCACGCCATCAGCGACGCCATTATGGCCAGCAGCGCGGTACGCAAAATCTCTTTTACCGGCTCCACCGCCGTAGGCAAAACGCTGATGCGTAACGCCGCGGAAACGATGAAAAAAATCTCAATGGAGCTGGGCGGCAACGCGCCTTATATCGTCTTTGAGGATGCGGATATCGATGCAGCAGTGCAGGGAGCGGTCGCCAATAAATTCCGTAATGCCGGGCAGGTATGCGTTAGCGTAAATCGCTTTTTTATTCACGAAGCAGTTTACGATCGTTTCGTTAATCAGCTGGCAGAAGAAGTCAGCAAGCTGAAAGTTGGTAACGGCATGGATGAGGGCGTGGTGGTAGGGCCGTTAATCAATGCTGCAGCGGTAGATAAAGTAGAGGAGCACGTTAAAGATGCGCAGGCGAAGGGGGGACGTATTGTCACTGGCGGCGCGCGACATGCTTTGGGCGGCAATTTTTGGCAGCCAACAGTCATTGCCGATGCCAGTGAAGAGATGAAGCTATCACGGGAAGAGACCTTCGGCCCGGTCGCGGCCTGTTTTCGTTTTAGCGATGAGGATGAGGTTATCCGCCGGGCAAACGCCACGGAGTATGGCCTGGCCGCCTACTTTTATACGCAAAATTTGCAGCGGGTGTTTCGCGTCTCCTCTGCGCTGGAAAGCGGCATGATTGGTATCAACGAATGCGCAGTATCCACCGAGCTGGCACCTTTCGGCGGCGTAAAAGAGTCCGGGCTGGGACGCGAAGGCTCAGTATTAG